In Marinomonas posidonica IVIA-Po-181, a single window of DNA contains:
- the apbC gene encoding iron-sulfur cluster carrier protein ApbC, translating to MPNQADHQQTLMSILAKLIDDNTQQAYGDVWQITADDSRLHVHLALPYAAAQEQASLEVRIKEALNDPRELTLDIEHTIEQHATQANLPGLKGVKNVIAVASGKGGVGKSTTTVNLALAMAREGARVGILDADIYGPSQGMMLGFADGTRPQVRDEKFFIPPSAHGVQVMSMAFLTTKDTPVAWRGPMVTGALMQILTQTDWDDLDYLFVDMPPGTGDIQLTLSQKVPVAGSVIVTTPQDIALLDARRGIEMFNKVKIPVLGVVENMSTHICSNCGHHEAIFGDEGGASLAKEYGVNVLGKLPLSLSIREQSDLGKPIVVNSPDSEVTGIYQSIARQLGATLAHQQEQQFVMPTIGMSDD from the coding sequence ATGCCAAACCAAGCCGACCATCAACAGACGCTAATGTCTATTCTGGCCAAGCTGATCGATGACAATACCCAGCAAGCTTATGGTGATGTTTGGCAGATCACCGCCGACGACAGCCGATTGCATGTTCACTTAGCGTTACCTTATGCGGCGGCGCAAGAGCAAGCTTCGTTGGAAGTCCGAATTAAAGAAGCGTTAAACGACCCTCGTGAACTCACCTTAGACATAGAACACACTATCGAACAACACGCGACACAAGCTAACTTGCCTGGTTTAAAGGGCGTGAAGAACGTGATTGCGGTGGCGTCGGGTAAAGGTGGGGTGGGGAAATCCACCACCACTGTAAATTTGGCTTTGGCCATGGCGCGCGAAGGGGCGCGAGTCGGCATTCTGGACGCGGATATTTATGGTCCAAGCCAGGGCATGATGTTGGGCTTCGCCGATGGCACTCGCCCACAAGTACGTGATGAAAAATTCTTTATTCCACCGAGCGCTCATGGTGTGCAAGTTATGTCGATGGCCTTTCTGACTACCAAAGACACGCCAGTAGCATGGCGTGGTCCTATGGTCACTGGTGCTTTGATGCAAATTCTTACCCAGACCGATTGGGATGACTTGGATTACTTGTTTGTCGACATGCCACCGGGCACTGGCGACATCCAGCTGACCTTGTCGCAAAAAGTGCCAGTGGCAGGTTCTGTGATTGTTACCACACCACAAGACATTGCCTTGTTGGATGCCCGTCGTGGCATTGAAATGTTCAATAAGGTGAAGATTCCGGTCTTGGGTGTGGTGGAAAACATGTCAACGCACATTTGCTCTAACTGTGGTCATCATGAAGCCATCTTTGGTGATGAGGGCGGTGCCAGCTTGGCAAAAGAGTACGGTGTGAATGTGTTGGGCAAGCTGCCATTGAGTTTATCGATCCGTGAACAGAGTGATTTAGGTAAGCCGATTGTGGTAAATTCCCCCGACAGCGAGGTGACAGGCATTTATCAGTCGATTGCTCGTCAGTTGGGTGCTACCCTTGCCCACCAACAAGAACAGCAATTTGTCATGCCAACCATTGGCATGAGCGACGATTGA
- the metG gene encoding methionine--tRNA ligase encodes MAQTQRKILVTSALPYANGPIHLGHMLEHIQTDIWVRFQKMRGHLCTAVCADDAHGTAIMIKAEQQGITSEELIDGVRKEHMADFNDFLIGYDNYYSTHSDENREISTSIYKALRDNGKISVRSIVQAYDPEKEMFLADRFIKGTCPKCKAEDQYGDNCEVCSATYTPMEMINPRSVYSGATPIEKDSEHYFFKLPDFQDFLAEWTRSGTLQDQVANKLSEWLDSGLKEWDISRDAPYFGFEIPDAPGKYFYVWLDAPIGYMASFKNLCDRTEGLEFDDYWAKDSDAELYHFIGKDIINFHALFWPAMLDCAGYRTPTGVNAHGYVTVDGEKMSKSRGTFIKARTYLKHLDPQYLRYYYAAKLNSRVDDIDLNLGDFLQRVNSDVVGKVVNIASRTASFINKKFDGQLATDVSEADMIQSFIDAGEVIAEHFESREYGKAIREIMRLADVANEYIAVQAPWVLAKDEATLPKVQDVCTVALNLFSILATYLKPVMPNLVTDAEAFLGKELTWDNRSELLFGNTVNKFKPLMGRIEQKQIDDMIEEGKAEAAVEAAAKEATQPAQAVTELSKEPIEAEINFDDFAKVDLRIALIVKAEHVEKANKLLKLTLDIGGETRTVFSGIKSAYKPEDLEGKYTVMVANLAPRKMKFGLSEGMVLAAGPGGEEIYLLEPHAGAKPGQRVM; translated from the coding sequence ATGGCACAAACGCAACGTAAAATACTCGTCACCAGCGCCCTACCTTATGCTAATGGTCCAATCCATTTGGGTCATATGCTGGAACACATCCAAACTGACATCTGGGTGCGTTTTCAGAAAATGCGCGGTCACTTGTGTACAGCGGTTTGTGCGGACGATGCTCATGGCACCGCCATCATGATCAAGGCCGAACAACAAGGCATCACTTCAGAAGAGTTGATTGACGGTGTGCGCAAAGAGCACATGGCGGACTTTAATGACTTCTTGATTGGTTACGATAACTATTACTCAACTCACTCAGACGAAAACCGCGAGATCTCCACCAGTATTTATAAAGCGTTGCGTGATAACGGCAAAATTTCAGTGCGTTCCATCGTGCAAGCCTATGATCCAGAAAAAGAAATGTTTCTTGCAGATCGTTTCATCAAGGGCACCTGCCCTAAGTGTAAAGCAGAAGATCAATACGGCGACAACTGTGAGGTCTGTTCTGCGACTTACACGCCAATGGAAATGATCAACCCTCGCTCTGTTTATTCTGGTGCGACGCCGATTGAAAAAGACTCTGAGCATTATTTCTTCAAATTGCCAGATTTCCAAGATTTCCTAGCAGAATGGACGCGCAGCGGCACCTTGCAAGACCAAGTCGCGAACAAGCTATCTGAATGGTTAGATTCTGGATTAAAAGAATGGGACATCAGTCGTGATGCGCCTTACTTCGGCTTTGAAATCCCAGACGCCCCGGGCAAGTACTTCTACGTTTGGCTAGACGCGCCAATTGGTTACATGGCGAGCTTTAAAAACTTATGTGATCGCACTGAAGGTTTAGAATTTGATGATTACTGGGCAAAAGACTCAGACGCTGAGCTATATCACTTCATCGGTAAAGACATCATTAACTTCCACGCCTTGTTCTGGCCAGCTATGTTGGATTGCGCTGGCTATCGTACGCCAACAGGCGTTAATGCACACGGTTACGTAACCGTAGACGGCGAAAAAATGTCTAAATCGCGCGGTACTTTTATTAAAGCTCGTACTTACTTGAAGCATTTAGACCCACAATACTTACGTTACTACTATGCCGCTAAACTAAACTCTCGTGTTGATGATATCGACCTTAACCTAGGCGATTTCTTGCAACGTGTAAACTCAGACGTGGTTGGCAAGGTGGTTAACATTGCCAGCCGTACCGCCAGCTTCATTAACAAAAAGTTCGATGGTCAATTAGCGACTGACGTTAGCGAAGCGGACATGATTCAATCCTTCATCGACGCTGGCGAGGTGATTGCTGAGCATTTCGAGAGCCGCGAATACGGTAAAGCCATTCGTGAAATCATGCGCCTTGCTGACGTAGCAAACGAATACATTGCAGTTCAAGCGCCTTGGGTGTTAGCAAAAGACGAAGCAACTTTGCCGAAAGTTCAAGACGTTTGTACGGTTGCCTTGAACTTGTTTAGCATTTTAGCAACTTACCTGAAACCAGTAATGCCAAACTTGGTTACCGACGCCGAAGCCTTCCTTGGCAAAGAGCTAACTTGGGATAACCGCAGCGAATTATTGTTTGGCAACACGGTGAACAAATTCAAGCCGCTAATGGGTCGTATTGAGCAAAAGCAAATTGATGACATGATTGAAGAAGGCAAAGCAGAGGCCGCAGTCGAAGCCGCCGCAAAAGAAGCGACGCAACCGGCCCAAGCAGTAACAGAACTAAGCAAAGAACCAATCGAAGCCGAAATCAATTTTGATGACTTCGCCAAAGTAGATTTGCGCATTGCTTTGATCGTTAAAGCTGAGCATGTTGAGAAAGCCAATAAGCTACTAAAATTAACCTTAGACATCGGCGGTGAAACTCGTACCGTATTCTCTGGTATCAAGTCAGCTTATAAGCCTGAAGATTTAGAAGGCAAATATACGGTCATGGTCGCAAACTTAGCGCCACGTAAGATGAAGTTTGGTTTATCTGAAGGCATGGTATTAGCGGCAGGCCCTGGTGGTGAAGAGATCTATTTACTAGAACCACACGCTGGCGCGAAACCTGGCCAACGCGTTATGTAA
- the rsxA gene encoding electron transport complex subunit RsxA codes for MTEYLLILVSTILVNNFVLVQFLGLCPFMGVSGKLETSIGMAMATTFVLTLSSLCSYLTFTYILQPFGLEYLQTISFILVIAVVVQFTEMVVHKTSPLLYRVLGIFLPLITTNCAVLGVALQNISKQNDFVESILYGFGAAVGFSFVLVLFAAMRERINVADVPSVFKGSAIGMITAGLMALAFMGFTALVQI; via the coding sequence ATGACTGAATATCTGTTGATACTAGTCAGCACCATTTTGGTGAACAATTTTGTCTTGGTACAGTTTTTAGGACTCTGCCCTTTCATGGGCGTGTCTGGCAAGCTGGAGACGTCTATTGGTATGGCCATGGCCACCACCTTTGTACTGACACTTTCCAGTCTGTGCAGTTATCTTACCTTTACCTATATCCTCCAACCATTCGGGTTAGAGTATCTACAAACCATTTCCTTTATCTTGGTCATCGCCGTTGTGGTGCAATTTACTGAGATGGTGGTACATAAAACCAGCCCACTGTTATATCGTGTTTTGGGTATTTTCCTACCTCTTATTACCACCAACTGTGCGGTTTTAGGGGTCGCATTGCAAAACATCAGCAAGCAAAACGATTTTGTTGAATCCATTTTATATGGCTTCGGGGCGGCGGTTGGTTTCTCATTTGTTTTGGTGTTATTTGCTGCGATGCGTGAACGCATCAATGTGGCCGACGTACCCAGTGTTTTCAAAGGCTCCGCAATCGGCATGATTACAGCAGGACTCATGGCTTTGGCATTCATGGGCTTTACTGCCCTAGTGCAAATTTAG
- the rsxB gene encoding electron transport complex subunit RsxB: MTTVLLAIGILVLLALVFGGILGYANVRFHVEGDPIVDQIDALLPQTQCGQCGHPGCRPYAEAIANGEAINHCPPGGQATIQALADLLDVEAIPLDGDHGTESAKRVAVIREDECIGCTKCIQACPVDAILGAAKQMHTVISDECTGCDLCVEPCPVDCIDMVEVGVNTKTWSWDKPQGIAATSLNIIATDRQTEAAH; the protein is encoded by the coding sequence ATGACCACTGTTTTACTTGCCATCGGTATTCTTGTTCTCCTAGCCTTAGTCTTTGGCGGCATCTTAGGTTACGCCAACGTGCGCTTTCATGTAGAAGGCGATCCAATTGTCGACCAAATCGATGCCTTGCTTCCGCAAACCCAATGCGGTCAATGTGGTCACCCAGGTTGCCGCCCTTATGCCGAAGCCATTGCCAATGGCGAAGCCATCAACCATTGCCCGCCAGGCGGACAAGCCACCATTCAAGCTCTTGCTGATTTGCTCGACGTGGAAGCCATTCCATTGGATGGCGATCACGGTACAGAAAGCGCCAAACGCGTGGCTGTCATTCGCGAAGACGAATGCATTGGTTGTACAAAGTGCATTCAAGCCTGCCCTGTTGATGCGATTCTAGGGGCCGCGAAGCAAATGCACACAGTGATTTCTGATGAATGCACAGGTTGTGACCTGTGTGTGGAACCTTGTCCAGTAGATTGTATTGATATGGTAGAAGTTGGCGTGAACACCAAAACCTGGTCTTGGGATAAACCTCAAGGCATTGCCGCCACCTCGTTGAATATTATTGCGACAGATCGTCAGACGGAGGCCGCACACTAA
- the rsxC gene encoding electron transport complex subunit RsxC yields the protein MQAFDIFSFHGGIHPPENKAQSLQLPLGRPSLPQELILPLGQHIGQSSRPLVNVGDKVLKGQTIAINNGFLSSFLHAPTSGTITAIEERLIAHPSGLSDLCVIIQPDGLEEWQALEPLVDWQTQNRTDVLAYLSEMGIVGMGGAGFPTQVKLQGANKSPLTHFIINAAECEPYITADDMLIREKTLELILGIEVLQHLVNASQVVIGIEDNKPTAIKMLNDLLNERNSTIKVAVVPTKYPSGGEKQLIQLLTGKEVPSGQHPADIGILCQNVGTCVAVHDAIHLGRPLISRFTTLTGDALNAPQNVEVLLGTPVSHLLTYADAQQSKLHRLVMGGPMMGFTLDSMDVPVVKTSNCILAATKQELPPPAPEQACIRCGMCEQACPVSLLPQQLLWFSKSQEHEKAEHHNLFDCIECGACSYVCPSSIPLVQYYRHSKSSIREARESAVKADLAKQRFEARKARQEAEAAEKEAKRLARQKPAPAKDTSQATAKAAPAAAPAANDESKKLKVDLAIAKTKLKKLEKQLLSAQENEHLEEINSLQLQVTDQANQVKDLDAQMAKLAATASTAKASPAVAQDKAGDELKKAKVDLALASVKLKKAQKQLDESPDDADLKQKVASLIAEQQAAQAKLDQANAAPKATVETAAKTAVKPAVNDEIKKAKVDLALAGVKLKKVQKQLDESPDDSELKRKVADLQAQQAAAQAKLDQATANDSQAAPNIGAKPAIKDELKKLKIDAAIAKAAVKKVEKALKKAEEIQAPEIDTLRQQLKDAQQRADDLEHALANPNAQQATATTKSAENNFGTADEDKKRKVDLAIAKAGIKKAEKNLALLKEQGKSEEEIQASEWPQKLNEAQQKLAQLETLEPAAQKASDQEASTAAQAQPAAPTNADDDKKRKIDLAIAKAGIKKAEKNLALLKEQGKSEEEIQASEWPQKLLEAQQKLAQLESNEAPQPSKAEPSNAEQANDEAPQVSLAEQIKQQKIAVALAKAQANKLTKKLGLEPDNAEQVQIEIAQLNDKQAQAQHLLEQLMKQQESQ from the coding sequence ATGCAGGCGTTTGATATTTTCTCTTTTCATGGCGGCATTCATCCACCGGAAAACAAGGCACAATCTCTGCAATTGCCTTTAGGCCGTCCGAGCTTGCCACAAGAATTGATTTTGCCATTGGGCCAACACATTGGCCAAAGTTCACGTCCACTTGTCAATGTCGGTGACAAGGTTCTCAAAGGCCAAACCATTGCCATCAACAATGGATTCTTGAGTAGTTTTTTGCACGCGCCAACCTCTGGCACCATCACAGCCATTGAAGAACGTTTGATTGCCCACCCTTCAGGCTTAAGTGACCTGTGCGTCATTATACAGCCAGATGGTTTAGAAGAATGGCAAGCCCTTGAGCCTTTGGTCGATTGGCAAACCCAGAACCGCACAGATGTGTTGGCGTATTTATCTGAAATGGGCATCGTCGGTATGGGCGGCGCTGGCTTTCCAACACAGGTCAAATTGCAAGGTGCGAACAAATCACCACTGACCCATTTCATTATCAATGCGGCCGAATGTGAGCCTTACATTACCGCCGATGACATGTTAATTCGTGAAAAAACCTTAGAACTCATTCTCGGTATTGAAGTCTTACAACATCTCGTCAATGCCAGCCAAGTCGTGATTGGCATTGAAGACAACAAGCCCACGGCGATTAAGATGTTGAACGACTTACTGAACGAGCGTAACAGCACCATTAAAGTCGCCGTGGTACCAACTAAATACCCATCTGGCGGTGAAAAGCAGCTCATTCAACTGCTAACAGGCAAAGAAGTACCAAGCGGCCAACACCCAGCAGACATAGGCATATTGTGTCAAAACGTCGGCACCTGTGTTGCTGTTCACGATGCCATTCATCTAGGTCGACCATTAATTTCCCGTTTCACCACGTTAACGGGGGATGCATTAAACGCACCACAGAATGTTGAAGTCTTACTCGGCACACCCGTTTCTCATTTATTGACATACGCAGACGCTCAACAAAGCAAACTTCACCGTTTGGTAATGGGCGGCCCTATGATGGGCTTCACATTGGATTCTATGGACGTTCCCGTCGTCAAAACCAGTAACTGTATTTTGGCGGCCACCAAACAAGAATTGCCACCACCAGCACCAGAACAAGCCTGTATTCGTTGCGGTATGTGTGAACAGGCCTGCCCGGTCAGTCTGCTACCGCAGCAATTGCTCTGGTTCAGCAAGAGCCAAGAACACGAAAAAGCCGAACATCACAACTTATTCGATTGCATCGAGTGTGGCGCGTGTTCCTATGTCTGCCCTAGCAGCATCCCTCTTGTTCAATATTATCGTCACTCGAAGAGCAGCATTCGTGAAGCTCGTGAGTCTGCGGTAAAAGCCGATCTAGCTAAGCAACGCTTTGAAGCCCGCAAAGCCCGTCAGGAAGCCGAAGCGGCAGAGAAAGAAGCCAAGCGTTTGGCCCGTCAGAAACCTGCGCCAGCAAAAGACACAAGCCAAGCCACTGCCAAGGCCGCCCCTGCGGCAGCGCCAGCAGCAAATGACGAATCGAAGAAACTCAAAGTGGATTTGGCCATTGCCAAAACCAAACTCAAGAAACTTGAGAAACAATTGCTCAGTGCACAAGAAAACGAGCACCTTGAAGAGATCAACAGCTTACAATTACAGGTTACGGATCAAGCCAACCAAGTAAAAGACTTAGACGCGCAAATGGCCAAGCTTGCCGCCACGGCTTCCACCGCTAAAGCTTCTCCTGCCGTTGCCCAAGATAAGGCTGGCGATGAGCTGAAAAAAGCCAAAGTCGATCTTGCTCTGGCGAGTGTGAAGCTGAAAAAAGCCCAAAAGCAATTAGACGAGTCCCCTGATGACGCTGACCTAAAGCAAAAAGTGGCGTCGTTAATCGCAGAACAACAAGCGGCACAAGCTAAGCTGGATCAAGCCAATGCGGCACCTAAAGCCACAGTGGAGACAGCGGCGAAGACGGCCGTGAAGCCAGCTGTCAATGACGAGATCAAAAAAGCTAAGGTAGATCTCGCTCTGGCAGGCGTAAAACTGAAAAAAGTGCAAAAACAACTCGACGAGTCGCCTGATGACAGTGAGCTAAAACGAAAAGTAGCCGACCTGCAAGCCCAACAAGCCGCAGCACAAGCTAAGCTTGATCAAGCCACTGCTAATGACAGCCAAGCAGCACCAAACATCGGCGCTAAACCCGCAATCAAGGATGAGTTGAAAAAGCTCAAAATAGACGCCGCCATTGCCAAAGCGGCGGTAAAGAAAGTCGAAAAAGCTCTGAAAAAAGCCGAAGAAATACAAGCGCCAGAGATCGACACTCTACGTCAGCAACTAAAAGACGCTCAACAACGAGCCGATGACTTGGAGCATGCTCTAGCCAACCCAAATGCACAACAGGCCACAGCGACAACCAAATCAGCTGAAAACAATTTCGGCACAGCAGACGAAGATAAAAAGCGCAAAGTGGACCTTGCCATCGCCAAAGCTGGCATTAAAAAAGCCGAAAAGAACCTTGCCCTATTAAAAGAGCAAGGTAAGAGCGAGGAAGAGATCCAAGCTTCTGAATGGCCGCAGAAGCTAAATGAAGCTCAGCAAAAATTGGCGCAATTAGAAACGCTAGAACCTGCAGCGCAAAAAGCCTCAGATCAAGAAGCTTCCACAGCAGCTCAAGCACAGCCAGCCGCACCAACGAATGCGGACGATGACAAAAAACGCAAGATCGACCTTGCCATCGCCAAAGCTGGCATTAAAAAAGCCGAAAAGAACCTTGCCCTATTAAAAGAGCAAGGTAAGAGCGAGGAAGAGATCCAAGCTTCCGAGTGGCCGCAAAAATTGCTTGAAGCTCAGCAGAAACTGGCTCAATTGGAATCGAATGAAGCACCGCAACCGTCAAAAGCTGAGCCATCGAACGCCGAACAAGCGAATGACGAAGCCCCTCAAGTCAGTCTGGCTGAGCAAATCAAGCAACAAAAAATTGCCGTTGCATTGGCCAAAGCCCAAGCCAACAAGCTGACAAAGAAGTTAGGACTTGAGCCCGACAATGCAGAGCAAGTGCAAATTGAAATTGCACAACTGAACGATAAGCAAGCGCAAGCGCAACATTTGCTTGAGCAACTGATGAAACAGCAAGAGAGTCAATAA
- the rsxD gene encoding electron transport complex subunit RsxD, whose translation MALLRISSPHAQRAGHRTSWVMQMVILATVPGILVQTWLFGFGTLINIMIASVTALACEAAILSIRRRSVAFFLKDYSALLTAVLLGIALPPVVPWWVTVTAVGFAIIFAKQLYGGLGNNPFNPAMVGYAIVLVSFPVPMSQWLGHTGLTTSGETLSFAQSLQAIFHHLPSIDGYTMATPLDGFKHKDLLDSEAAFSSIPALQSASLNSWLWINLAYLVGGLGLLWLRVITWHTPVALLAALLAMSGVFYAIDPSQFASPWFHLMTGATMFGAFFIATDPVSSCTSNRGKLIYGAGIGILIYIIRSWGGYPDGVAFAVLLMNFTAPLIDYYTQPRSYGHKKAKKGLKIGEDN comes from the coding sequence ATGGCATTATTGAGAATATCGTCTCCCCATGCTCAACGAGCCGGTCATCGTACCTCGTGGGTCATGCAAATGGTCATTTTAGCGACCGTTCCGGGCATTCTTGTGCAAACTTGGCTGTTCGGTTTTGGCACCTTGATCAACATCATGATCGCCAGTGTGACAGCATTGGCCTGTGAAGCTGCGATTCTCTCCATTCGCCGTCGCTCTGTGGCCTTTTTCCTAAAAGATTACAGCGCGCTACTGACCGCTGTGTTATTGGGTATCGCGTTACCTCCCGTGGTCCCTTGGTGGGTAACGGTCACTGCCGTTGGCTTTGCCATCATTTTTGCCAAGCAACTCTATGGTGGCTTAGGCAATAACCCCTTTAATCCAGCCATGGTCGGTTATGCCATCGTACTGGTGTCTTTCCCTGTACCCATGAGCCAATGGCTTGGCCACACTGGCCTAACCACTTCAGGGGAAACCTTATCCTTTGCGCAAAGTCTACAAGCCATTTTCCATCATTTGCCCAGCATTGATGGTTACACCATGGCAACACCTTTGGATGGCTTTAAGCATAAAGATTTGCTTGATAGTGAAGCCGCTTTCAGCAGCATCCCTGCACTACAATCGGCCAGCTTAAACAGCTGGTTATGGATCAATCTGGCTTACTTAGTCGGTGGTCTTGGCTTACTTTGGTTGCGCGTTATTACTTGGCACACACCCGTTGCCCTGCTCGCGGCCTTACTGGCGATGTCTGGTGTTTTCTATGCCATTGACCCCAGCCAGTTTGCGTCACCATGGTTTCATCTTATGACGGGGGCCACCATGTTTGGCGCCTTTTTCATTGCCACAGATCCCGTGTCTTCTTGTACCAGTAACCGAGGCAAACTCATTTACGGTGCGGGCATTGGCATCTTGATTTACATTATTCGCAGTTGGGGCGGCTACCCAGACGGGGTTGCGTTTGCGGTTCTCTTGATGAATTTCACCGCCCCCTTGATTGATTACTACACTCAACCAAGAAGTTACGGTCACAAAAAAGCGAAAAAAGGCTTAAAGATTGGGGAGGATAACTAA
- the rsxG gene encoding electron transport complex subunit RsxG: MELLSSIRRNSLGLGIFAVLTAGLIAVTHQLTDHTIKENILHAQISAFNEILPADLYDNDLTKDIAVLPVDPLLGSENGTKIHIARKGSQVTGIIFETTATRGYNGNLDMLVAINRDGVVTGSRVISHKETPGLGDKVDLKKSDWILSFADKSLTNPDLKGWGVKKDGGDFDQFTGATITPRAVVRAVKNTLLYFDQNKATLLAR; encoded by the coding sequence ATGGAATTATTGTCTTCTATTCGCCGCAACAGCCTTGGTCTTGGCATTTTTGCAGTACTGACAGCAGGTTTAATTGCCGTAACACATCAGCTGACTGACCATACGATTAAAGAGAATATCTTGCATGCACAGATTTCAGCGTTTAATGAAATCTTACCAGCTGATCTGTATGACAATGACCTAACCAAGGACATCGCCGTCTTACCGGTTGACCCTCTTTTAGGCAGTGAAAATGGCACCAAAATTCACATTGCCCGTAAAGGGAGTCAGGTAACAGGGATTATTTTCGAAACCACCGCGACTCGAGGCTACAATGGCAATTTAGACATGTTGGTCGCCATTAATCGTGATGGCGTCGTCACCGGAAGCCGTGTCATTAGCCATAAAGAAACACCAGGTTTAGGCGACAAAGTGGATTTGAAAAAATCCGATTGGATTCTCAGTTTCGCCGATAAGTCACTTACTAACCCAGATCTGAAAGGCTGGGGTGTAAAAAAAGACGGTGGCGACTTTGACCAATTTACTGGCGCAACCATTACCCCAAGAGCGGTTGTTAGAGCGGTAAAAAACACTCTGTTATACTTTGATCAAAACAAAGCAACGCTACTAGCGCGATAG
- a CDS encoding electron transport complex subunit E, with protein sequence MSAETTVAEDIQEDKPSANYAEIIYNGIWKNNPALVQLLGLCPMLAVTSTVVNALGLGLATLVVLVGSNIAVSIIRNYVADAVRLPAFVMIIASFTTSIELIMQAYTYELYQILGIFIPLIVTNCAILGRADAFASRNPILPSALDGLMMGLGFMVILVALGAMRELIGQGTLFSDMHLLFGDMALHWKITLFEDYPNVLFAILPPGAFIGLGLLIAGKNYFDDKEQKRVAAAKAKAGPAESKRVRVTGQAG encoded by the coding sequence ATGAGCGCAGAAACAACCGTCGCAGAAGACATTCAAGAAGACAAGCCCAGCGCCAATTATGCTGAGATCATTTATAACGGCATCTGGAAAAACAACCCGGCATTAGTTCAACTGCTGGGCTTGTGCCCTATGCTCGCGGTAACCAGTACCGTGGTCAACGCCCTCGGCCTTGGCTTAGCCACTCTAGTGGTTTTGGTGGGTTCTAACATAGCCGTTTCGATTATTCGAAACTATGTGGCAGACGCTGTTCGCTTACCCGCTTTTGTGATGATCATTGCTTCTTTTACCACCTCAATTGAACTGATTATGCAGGCTTACACCTATGAGCTGTATCAGATTCTAGGCATCTTTATTCCATTGATTGTAACCAACTGTGCCATTCTGGGCCGTGCCGATGCCTTTGCCAGCCGTAATCCGATTTTGCCATCGGCACTTGATGGGCTGATGATGGGCTTAGGCTTTATGGTCATTCTAGTGGCGTTGGGGGCAATGCGTGAATTGATTGGTCAAGGCACACTCTTTTCTGATATGCATTTGTTGTTTGGTGACATGGCATTGCATTGGAAGATTACCCTCTTCGAAGATTACCCAAATGTGTTGTTTGCGATTCTGCCACCAGGCGCCTTTATTGGTTTGGGCTTGTTAATCGCCGGCAAAAATTACTTTGATGACAAAGAGCAGAAACGCGTCGCAGCAGCCAAGGCCAAAGCAGGTCCTGCTGAGTCAAAACGTGTGCGTGTTACTGGGCAAGCAGGTTAA
- the nth gene encoding endonuclease III, whose amino-acid sequence MNKAKRYEIFSRLRAENPNPVTELEYNSPFELLIAVLLSAQATDVSVNKATRKLFPVANTPESMLALGVEGLKEYIKTIGLFNAKAENAIKTCRILIEQHNSQVPENREALEALPGVGRKTANVVLNTAFRQIAMAVDTHIFRFGNRTKVAPGKNVLEVEMKLLKFVPKEFLLDAHHWMILHGRYICVARKPKCDACIIEDLCEFKDKTSS is encoded by the coding sequence ATGAATAAAGCCAAACGCTACGAAATCTTTTCCCGATTACGAGCCGAAAACCCCAATCCCGTCACAGAGCTGGAATACAATTCGCCGTTTGAACTGCTGATTGCGGTCTTGCTCTCAGCCCAAGCCACCGACGTCAGTGTCAATAAAGCCACGCGCAAACTCTTCCCTGTCGCCAATACACCAGAAAGCATGCTGGCATTGGGTGTTGAGGGTCTAAAAGAGTACATCAAGACCATTGGCTTGTTTAATGCGAAAGCCGAAAACGCCATTAAAACCTGTAGGATCTTGATCGAACAACACAATAGTCAGGTGCCTGAAAACCGTGAAGCACTTGAGGCTCTGCCAGGTGTGGGTCGAAAAACCGCCAACGTGGTACTTAATACCGCCTTTCGACAGATCGCCATGGCCGTCGATACGCATATTTTTCGCTTTGGTAACCGCACCAAAGTCGCACCAGGAAAAAACGTCTTAGAAGTGGAAATGAAGCTTTTGAAATTCGTACCAAAAGAATTTCTGTTAGACGCCCATCACTGGATGATTCTACATGGCCGCTATATATGTGTTGCTCGAAAACCCAAGTGTGACGCCTGCATCATCGAAGACCTTTGTGAGTTCAAAGACAAAACCTCTAGTTAA